A single genomic interval of Halomonas sp. GT harbors:
- a CDS encoding sodium-dependent transporter, translated as MSETLERWGSKRAFILAVTGAAVGLGNIWRFPYVAGENGGAAFLLIYVAFVLLLGIPVMMAEILIGRAGRRGPMQALSRLAVEAGASRHWRWLGLFGAFTVFCILSFYSVVSGWSIEFLVASINGNFDGASAAEIGAGFDAFLANPGLLIFNHSLFLFMTMTVVAAGVAKGLERLNNLLMPLLYGLLLLLAGYATTTDGFGTALSWLFLPSFGDVTTSVVLHAMGHAFFTLAVGACALMAYGAYMPDEQSLPKAAFAVAMLDISVALLAGIAIFSVVFAQGMDPADGPGLMFVTLPIAFSELPWGAFWLSVFFLLLLLATWTSAINLAEPMVATLQGLGWRRSISTAVVALSVWLLGLLSAFSFSTLADFRPLFGRNVFELVSSIPPDIFLPMGGLLIAIFAAWVMPRVQVVQALGVGESGYALWRNIVRWVSIPLTFIVLLGGLL; from the coding sequence AGCGGTAACGGGGGCTGCAGTTGGGTTGGGTAATATTTGGCGCTTCCCGTATGTTGCAGGCGAGAACGGTGGTGCGGCATTTCTATTGATCTATGTGGCGTTTGTACTGCTGTTAGGTATCCCTGTAATGATGGCCGAGATTTTAATTGGCCGGGCTGGGCGACGGGGGCCTATGCAAGCGCTGAGTAGGCTGGCTGTAGAAGCCGGCGCTTCTCGGCACTGGCGCTGGTTAGGCTTATTTGGAGCCTTCACCGTCTTCTGTATTTTATCGTTTTACTCGGTGGTGTCAGGTTGGTCGATTGAGTTTTTAGTCGCTTCAATAAACGGAAATTTTGATGGTGCAAGTGCCGCAGAAATAGGTGCGGGTTTCGATGCGTTTCTGGCAAACCCAGGCCTGTTGATTTTTAACCACTCGTTATTCCTATTTATGACCATGACGGTAGTGGCGGCGGGCGTTGCCAAAGGCCTAGAGAGGTTGAACAACCTATTGATGCCGCTGCTGTATGGCTTATTGTTGCTACTGGCTGGTTATGCCACGACCACCGACGGATTTGGTACGGCGCTTTCATGGCTGTTTTTACCGTCGTTTGGCGACGTAACGACCTCAGTGGTGTTGCATGCCATGGGACATGCGTTTTTTACCCTTGCCGTTGGGGCCTGCGCGCTAATGGCTTATGGGGCTTATATGCCTGATGAGCAGAGCCTACCGAAAGCCGCGTTTGCAGTTGCAATGCTCGATATCAGCGTCGCTTTATTAGCAGGGATTGCAATCTTTTCGGTGGTATTTGCCCAAGGTATGGACCCTGCTGACGGCCCAGGGTTGATGTTTGTGACGTTGCCAATTGCTTTTTCTGAGCTGCCTTGGGGAGCATTTTGGTTAAGTGTATTCTTTTTGTTGCTCTTATTGGCTACCTGGACCTCAGCGATTAACCTCGCTGAACCCATGGTGGCAACGCTGCAAGGGCTTGGATGGCGTCGCAGTATATCAACGGCCGTCGTGGCGCTTAGCGTATGGTTGTTAGGGCTGCTTTCGGCGTTCTCGTTTTCCACGCTTGCCGATTTCAGGCCGTTGTTCGGACGCAATGTGTTTGAGCTAGTTAGTAGTATTCCGCCCGATATTTTCCTACCTATGGGTGGACTGTTGATTGCTATCTTTGCGGCCTGGGTGATGCCCCGCGTGCAGGTTGTACAGGCATTGGGTGTTGGGGAGAGTGGCTATGCACTCTGGCGTAATATTGTCCGCTGGGTGTCGATTCCGCTGACGTTTATTGTATTGCTCGGCGGGTTGCTATAG
- a CDS encoding gamma carbonic anhydrase family protein yields the protein MSNALRPFQGISPRLGKRVYVDPASVVIGDVELGDDCSVWPMTVIRGDMHQIRIGARTSVQDGSVLHITHASDFNPDGFPLTIGDDVTIGHKAILHGCTLGSRILVGMGAIVMDGAVVEDEVIIAAGAVVTPGKRLESGHVYAGNPAKALRPLKDKERAFFPYTAGNYVKLKDQFLAQ from the coding sequence ATGAGCAATGCCTTACGACCATTTCAAGGTATTTCGCCTCGCCTTGGTAAGCGGGTTTATGTCGACCCCGCTAGCGTGGTAATAGGTGATGTAGAGCTGGGCGATGACTGCTCGGTCTGGCCGATGACCGTGATCCGGGGTGATATGCATCAGATCCGCATTGGTGCTCGCACTAGCGTGCAGGATGGCAGCGTGCTGCATATTACCCATGCCAGCGATTTCAATCCTGATGGCTTTCCACTGACGATTGGTGATGATGTCACCATTGGCCATAAAGCGATTTTGCATGGCTGTACGCTGGGTAGCCGTATTTTGGTGGGTATGGGGGCAATTGTGATGGATGGAGCAGTTGTCGAGGATGAGGTGATTATTGCGGCTGGCGCAGTTGTTACACCGGGCAAACGTTTGGAAAGCGGTCATGTATATGCGGGAAACCCGGCGAAAGCGTTGCGTCCACTTAAAGATAAAGAGCGCGCTTTCTTTCCTTACACGGCAGGTAACTACGTTAAGTTAAAAGATCAGTTCCTCGCTCAGTAA
- a CDS encoding metal-dependent hydrolase, with amino-acid sequence MANFRTHITVAAAGGVLMAYAGWQAEWWPATQALLIIALVAFGGILPDIDADRSRSIRLIFNLLSVPSLVLGVLLLQPWLTPGLLLVACGGIYVSVRYFAAVVFSRLTVHRGIWHSLMAAVLCALMTAAFSFHLLAQPAWLAWCHSAAVLLGFIIHLSLDELFSVDLEGARLKRSFGTALKLGDGRRPLSNVFMLIALFTLVPWVPPWDVLIELFHQGSLLWR; translated from the coding sequence ATGGCGAATTTTCGCACGCACATTACGGTAGCAGCAGCAGGCGGCGTACTCATGGCTTATGCTGGCTGGCAGGCTGAGTGGTGGCCAGCGACTCAGGCGCTATTAATTATTGCCCTGGTAGCCTTTGGCGGTATTTTGCCTGACATAGATGCTGATCGATCACGATCTATCCGTTTGATTTTTAATCTTTTATCGGTGCCTTCACTGGTGCTTGGTGTGTTGTTGTTGCAGCCCTGGTTAACACCAGGTTTGTTGCTAGTGGCGTGTGGTGGCATTTACGTTAGCGTGCGTTATTTTGCGGCGGTGGTGTTCTCACGGCTAACGGTTCATCGAGGTATTTGGCACTCATTGATGGCGGCTGTGCTGTGCGCGCTGATGACTGCCGCGTTTAGTTTTCATCTGCTGGCACAGCCAGCTTGGCTGGCCTGGTGCCATAGTGCAGCGGTACTGCTAGGATTTATCATTCATTTAAGCCTGGACGAACTTTTCAGCGTGGACCTAGAAGGCGCGCGGTTAAAGCGCTCTTTTGGCACCGCACTTAAGCTTGGCGATGGCCGCCGCCCACTATCGAATGTCTTTATGCTGATTGCGCTATTTACCTTGGTGCCCTGGGTACCACCGTGGGACGTGTTGATTGAGTTGTTTCATCAAGGGTCGCTGCTATGGCGATAA